CTCCTTATGGAGCTATGGAGAGTGGATCCAACAATGACAGTGAGTAGATATACACACAGAGTTGAATGaaagaaacactgtaaatgttgcTGAATGTGGTTCATTACTGGGCCTGAGTTTTGTTGTACAGGAACCAGTAAAGATAGTAACGAGGTCAAAAACTAAATAGATTGTAAAGAAGGTAGTAAACAAGTATAATAATTTGAAAAGGAAGCATTTGAGAATGGTAGTAATGCAGCATGgaccatattttattttatcgttttttttttttttatttcatggaATAAAATCTACATTACATATTCGTAATTTTAAAGTGCTCCTGCTTCCTTTTTAAAGTTAATACTTGTTTTCAGCCAAATGTTTATCAGGAACATGTAAGTTACACAGTGAATTGGTCGTATTTTGATGTTTTagaatgaaaaatatctgtatcCTATAAAAATCTTCCAGCCTGAAGACGTTTTTCCCTCCTTAGGACTCACAGACAAAGACAACATGAACTCAGACTCTGCAAACAAAGCTCACAACAAGGTAAATACTCACTCCAGCTCACTGTTTGGACCTGAAGGTCTGTCTTGTATTCATATGGGAAGTAAAAAGAAGTTCAGCATGGCGACTTGACCCCTTAAACAAACTCTGCCAACATGTTTCAGAGAACTGTGTCCTTCCTCAGGGCACACAAAGCATGAATGAACCAAATGCTCAACCAATATAATGTGGTTTGTGTCAGAATATCTGTAGAGACTGGGCATTTAGGGTTGTGCAAACATATGTTTTAGTGTCATGTTTGACGTATCTGGCCAGTAGTGattctgatgttgtttttgttcattgtCAATGTTTTGTACTCAATATTGGAAATCAAAAGTATGCTGAGTGTAGTGAACCAGACCAGTGTCATAAAATCATACACCACTGCATACTTTCATATTTGTGAATGAACCAGAATGCCAGAATGGATTTTGGAGGTGTATGTGTTCTCTGAGCAGAGACAAGCGATGACTCACAGCTGTGATCCTCTGTAGttatgctaatgctagctaatgCATGCACATAGAAGAAAGATCCCATCTGCCCAATTAGCATGcctttctttgttgttttgaacagcagctgtgtgaatGTATACACATCTGCCCTTTTCCTCTGTCTGAGGTGCAGGTGTGATCTATATAGAATGTGTTTGCTTGCATGTCCTGTGGGTTTTGATGCAGTTTTACTGAAATGAATGCTATATAGTGTTGTACTCTATATGTTTTTCTAACAGTGAGCAAACTCGGCATATCCTGACATAGATATTATTGAataatacacaaacaaatatatatgatgcacacattcacataccTCACATATGTCAATCAAGATTTATTAAAATATAGCTGCAAGTGGTGATTCTAAGGTTCAAGTCAACACGAACCATTAGAAGTTGAAAGCTTCAACAGCTTAATTAAAAATATCCACCAAGTTTGGTGATGTTTGGACAAATTGTCATTGATTCATGGCCAAATTTGCGCCAGGCTCATGCAAGTTTTTGGAACTGGTGGCGCCCCCTATTGAGCGATTTCAAAATAGTTTTACACACGTGGTTCTACACGTGTGTAAAACTGTATTATGCCACGCccattttttgcatttgtagTTCCCCCTAGTGGTCAAGTCGAATGAAACTTTCAGGGTATGTTTCAGATATATATCTGGACATATCCTGTAAGTTTTGTGATGAGTGGCCCAACAGTTTTTGACTTTGATCTATTTATGTGCTTATGAGCCATGCCCTTTGGAAGGTCATTGATCAATATCTTGAAACATAAATAAGATATCAACAGTTTTTATGCAACTCTTAAAAGCTTGGTCCAATAATGATCCACAGAAAGTTAGGTAGCAATCGGACCTACAGTTTAGGAGAATATGTCAAAGATGTGTtttcaaaaaattaaaaatggcagaaaatctaTCTTGGCGCAAATGGGCATGGCTTATATGGATATATTCGTCTGGACCCATAGAATCCAGGAAAAAAGGATGTTGTTTGTGAGACTTGCGGTTCAAAAGTTATAAGCCAAAACGTAGTTTGTTGTTACAGGGCCACCATCTGGCCGATTGGGGTCATTGGGGTTCTTGGGCAGTACTTGCACACAGCTTCCAATCAATGGGCAAAATCTCATGTCTCTTGCATTCACCATTCATGGAAATGTGCACAAACATTtctgaggaagaaaaataataaaccaGCACAAAAACAATAAGGTTTCAGCCCTTCATGCTTGAACCCCTAATGatatattttttgggggggtaaTTTGACACTGTCCTGTTCTTTTACAGAAAATGGTacgatgatgataataataatgaaactgGTTGGCTTACGTGGGTACGAGCATCACCGTTATTATCAGTTCATGGTGTAAATACTGCAGTGAGGTTGCCCATTTTCAGTTTAGTAGTAtggcattttcttttcttccaaatGCAGTGTCGAATTGGCATTTCTCTTGCCTGTTTCTGTACAAATGTTACAGCCTGGAGTCAGCATAAGTATTGGGAGCATTGCCATTGCCTGTAAGTCTTGCAGTTTCTCATGCTTCTCTGGTGTTCTGTAGATTCCCTCAGAGAAGCTGCAGAGAGCGGGAAAGGTTCTCCGCAATGCCATCCTGTCCAGAGCCCCGCACATGATTCGGGACAGGAAGTACCACCTCAAGACATACAGGTAAGAGTATGTGTCTACAATtccaactgtgtgtgtttacacaaaATTATGAGCACATGCAAGGGCTTTGGGAGAACTTTTGACAATTTTGTGTTGATAAAAATAGGTGGGCTATTTTTCAGTTCTCTTCATTTAATATTCAAGCAATGTGTTCGTGTGTGTATTGCAGACAGTGCTGTGTCGGTACAGAGCTAGTGGATTGGCTGGTGCTGCAGAGTGCCTGTGTCCTCACACGATCCCATGCTGTTGGGATGTGGCAGGCACTACTAGAGGAAGGGGTACTGAATCATGGTAACTAACATTTTGGCTTTTTCTATTGCTTTCTCCATCATAGTACACACATTACATAGTTGTAATGACAGACTCTAGTCAGCTACCAAATCTCTGTTTCAAAGCTGCTGAGAAAGAAAGAcctgggaaaatgtattttttacatatCCTTATCCTTGTATTGCATTGAGTGTCATTCAGAGGATGAATTGGAAGCTAACTTTGGATATTTTTAAGTGTCACTCTTTGACACAGAGTGGGCTTTATTGACTCTGAGTGGAAAATAAGTAGAAGTTTTGAAGCATGAACATTAAATACAGATTGAATCTGAATTTCAAAGAAGATGTCTTTTGAGATACGATAAGACCCGATAAGATCTCtaattgctaaaaaaaaaatcagcaggcgtgcttgtgtgtttatatgtgtacaCTTGTGTTGTACACACTGTGTTTTGACCTTGTGTGCTTGTCTGCTCTTCAGTGGACCAAGAGCTTGGCTTCCAGGACAAGTACCTGTTCTACCGTTTTCTTGACGATGAGGAGGAGGACACACCGTTGCCTagtgaggaggagaagagggaaagtgaggaagagCTGCCAGAGACCATCCTCTTCCTCGTTCAGATCGGCCCTGACGCACTTCTGCGCATGATCCTCAGGAAATCGTCAGTAACAATCAATAATAGTGTATTACTTACATTACGCTGGTAATACAATCCACTAATATTGCACAACATGTTGCACACTGTAAGCTGCActttgaaaaccaaaaaaagacattgtataaataaacattctgattattatcatgatatcattatatatatatatatcaaatcATTTGTAATGAGTACTTTGAAAACAGCTATAATATTTTAGCATTAGAATGTGTCATTACTAATTTAACTGCAGTGTAATAAGAGGAGAAGTGCATGAAATCTTCTTGGTGAGTTAATTCTGACTAACctctatgtgtgtctgtaggCCTGGTCAGAGGACAGGGGATGACCTAGAGATCATCTATGATGAGCTGCTTCACATTAAGGCCTTAGCTCACCTCTCCAACACTGTGAGTCAGCCGGTCCACTTTCGTTTTAAAGAGACCGCACCGGTTTTCATGAAGGCTGTTAATTCACCGGAACCActtgttacagtctttttgtttttaagaccAGAGGGAGAAGTTGTTGTCACTACAGCATTTCTCTTACCAGTGTAATGAGACATAGTTTTAGACACAGTCTACCTTGTGTTGGCAAGCAGTCGACATGTGTAGGAGTCCTTAAGTCTGTACTGGCCGCAGaagaattttgtttgtgttgtcatcATGCTCGATATAGAGAGTTTCCCTCATAGAATCAGTATTACATGCAATTATATTAGTAGAgcttagatttaaaaaaaaaaatcacatgaagCACATTGAACCTGTTGGTTCCCAACCAACAGGCTTAATCCATGTTTTTccattaaatgctttttttagTCCCACTGACCTCTCACTAATTTTGAAAACAGTGCTTATAAATATAAAGTACAGCAAACTTAAGGACTCATAGTGCATAACTCGCCATGTGACATTATACTTGTGTATAACAAAACAGTCTTGTCATTCCAATAAAGTGCAACCtgctaaaaatattttaaaagtatagactaaataaattaaacttaaatataTGTAGAAAATATGCTATGGTAATTTAAAGTATATACTGTTTTATACattgaaaacatacagtacaagcagacacagagagtgAATGTACCTGATCTGTGCATAATAACTCTGCAGTGCAGCTAAATCCAATATGACCTAAGTTTTGAAACAGTGTACTCTTGTGTCTAGGTGAAGAGGGAACTGGCAAGCGTTGTGATCTTCGAGTCGCATGCAAAGGCTGGAACTGTGTGTAGGTCTTCGCTTTGTCCTAGAATACATTTTTGTCTGTGTACATAGTTTACAGAATGTGTGTTAGTGGTGTGTGTAAGAGTAATGTTTGTTTATCTTCTTTGTCTTCCAGTGTTCAACCAAGGAGAAGAGGGCACATCATGGTACATCATCCAGAAAGGCTCTGTGAATGTGGTTATCTATGGCaaggtgtgtttgtgggtgCACTTGCATGGTGCAATGCATTCATCCACTTGCATGCTTATTCTTCTTTTGACACATGAGCATTGTTatgtttttctgcttcatttGATGATATTTCATCTGTATGTAATGGATTAAAATGTGTAGTTCATGTCTGTATGGAGCAGACCAGCAGTAACTGCCCTCTGGGGCTGGGAAACACCAGCAGTGGAGTTTGGCAAACTCTGCTGAGCTCACCATGACTCATCACTATGATTAAATGGCTTAAGGGATTGTATGCATACACAAATTCACACCACTCACTTCTTTACAACCACTGTACAGGCAGATGTACTGCACATATTCAtgtgcatgcatacacatgGATCACACGCgtacatacaagcacacatgcaccctacacacacacacacacacacacaaacagacacacacacgtacacacacacacacacacacacacacacaggcacagatgATTCATCCCATTCGTGAGGGCTAATGCTGCTTTCTGACTTTTCTTCAGGGCTTAAGATGACTCGcaaactgtgtttgtgtctgtgcttaTTTGCATCTTGGTGCGTGTTTGCCCATATgtgcaattgtgtgtgtgtgtgtctcagggaGTGGTGTGTACGCTTCACGAGGGTGATGACTTTGGGAAGTTGGCCCTGGTTACAGACTCACCTCGTGCTGCCTCCATCGTACTGAGAGAGGATCACTGCCACTTCCTTCGTGTGGACAAGGAAGACTTCAACAGGATACTCAGGGTAGGCAGACCAGAGCTGGACATTTATCCTGGACACAGATAAGATACAAGTGAGGTCACACACAGGTGGTCTGATGCACAAAATGACTATTTTTggtcaaaaatgttaaaaatactgtTGTTAGCAATATTTATTCGCAAGGTCACTGCCGAGTCAAAAGTCTTTGACTGTTAAGTCAAAATTTAGATTAACTTTATTGGACAGCATCTGAATCAAGAGAAAGGAAAACAGGTGCGGATCCATTTATTTGGGCTGTCTGAAGCATCATGCTACACTATGATGTTTGTCTCCCTCCTCTGGCAGATGAGCGGTATTACACTTTAGATGCCAGATTTCctaattttacattcagtaataatacagtatgtttttgtgtgtttgttttttttttttttttacatgcatcCTGTTGTATTTATAGGACGTGGAAGCCAACACAGTGCGTTTGAAAGAGCATGAACAAGCTGTGCTGGTGTTAGAAAAGAGTCCTCGAGCCTCCACCCTGGGAAGCatcaagtatgtgtgtgttcgaATGTGTGGAGTGTTACATACACAGTGTACTtacaaatctctctctctccctcactctgtctgtctctcaaaAGGGGCTTTTTCATATTCTTCATATCTTCTCACCTTTCGCAGGTACACTGTGATATCAGGAACTCCAGAGAAAGTTCTTGAGCACTTCTTGGAGACCATGAGAATGGACATACATCACAGTGAACCAGGTTgctaaatagaaaaacaatatatataatgCTAAATGAATTATAGGCTATTAGGCCTAAATTCATTTTGAATAGATGGTTGAGATAATCTTTTGTTTCATATTATTCAGTGTGATATTATGTTGCATGCTATGTACACAGATTTATGTCATACTTTAGCCTAGGtgtttttattcacaatttaaaaagttttttgttgAGTTTGCATGAGTTTCTTTGGGCTTA
This sequence is a window from Thunnus albacares chromosome 12, fThuAlb1.1, whole genome shotgun sequence. Protein-coding genes within it:
- the LOC122993162 gene encoding rap guanine nucleotide exchange factor 4-like isoform X2, which translates into the protein MVAVQTSPSLSPSAEWICCLDKRPAERSGEDVDIILTRLREVKAFQRFPPPLLLQICACAFYECLEKGITLFRQGDIGTSWYAVLSGSLDVKVSETANHQDAVAICTLGIGTAFGESILDNTPRHATIVSRETSELLRIEQREFKTLWEKYRQSLAGLLAPPYGAMESGSNNDRLTDKDNMNSDSANKAHNKIPSEKLQRAGKVLRNAILSRAPHMIRDRKYHLKTYRQCCVGTELVDWLVLQSACVLTRSHAVGMWQALLEEGVLNHVDQELGFQDKYLFYRFLDDEEEDTPLPSEEEKRESEEELPETILFLVQIGPDALLRMILRKSPGQRTGDDLEIIYDELLHIKALAHLSNTVKRELASVVIFESHAKAGTVLFNQGEEGTSWYIIQKGSVNVVIYGKGVVCTLHEGDDFGKLALVTDSPRAASIVLREDHCHFLRVDKEDFNRILRDVEANTVRLKEHEQAVLVLEKSPRASTLGSIKYTVISGTPEKVLEHFLETMRMDIHHSEPDPAVDDFVLMHCVFMPNSQLCPLLMAHYHAASPPGSEQERLEYALNSKRRALILALRWANTHTYMLQEEPAAISFLEELYGSLSNDSRMLRALKDLVPDLEKVVKLHSEEAKATKKEGPNTTVQQWRGKAAEETSHQES
- the LOC122993162 gene encoding rap guanine nucleotide exchange factor 4-like isoform X3 — protein: MVAVQTSPSLSPSAEWICCLDKRPAERSGEDVDIILTRLREVKAFQRFPPPLLLQICACAFYECLEKGITLFRQGDIGTSWYAVLSGSLDVKVSETANHQDAVAICTLGIGTAFGESILDNTPRHATIVSRETSELLRIEQREFKTLWEKYRQSLAGLLAPPYGAMESGSNNDRLTDKDNMNSDSANKAHNKIPSEKLQRAGKVLRNAILSRAPHMIRDRKYHLKTYRQCCVGTELVDWLVLQSACVLTRSHAVGMWQALLEEGVLNHVDQELGFQDKYLFYRFLDDEEEDTPLPSEEEKRESEEELPETILFLVQIGPDALLRMILRKSPGQRTGDDLEIIYDELLHIKALAHLSNTVKRELASVVIFESHAKAGTCSTKEKRAHHGTSSRKAL